A section of the Triticum dicoccoides isolate Atlit2015 ecotype Zavitan chromosome 7A, WEW_v2.0, whole genome shotgun sequence genome encodes:
- the LOC119331286 gene encoding non-specific lipid-transfer protein 3-like, whose protein sequence is MAMRPLVVLALAVALAGVALRGGAAEGAGECGRSSPDRMALRMAPCISAADEPDSAPSSSCCSAVHTLGKSPSCLCAVMLSGTAKMAGIKPEVAITIPKRCNMADRPVGYKCGDYTLP, encoded by the exons ATGGCAATGAGGCCGCTCGTCGTCCTGGCTCTGGCCGTGGCGCTGGCCGGGGTGGCGCTGCGAGGGGGCGCCGCGGAGGGGGCCGGCGAGTGCGGGAGGTCCTCCCCCGACCGGATGGCCCTGCGCATGGCCCCGTGCATCTCGGCGGCGGACGAGCCGGACTCGGCGCCCTCCAGCAGCTGCTGCTCGGCGGTGCACACCCTAGGGAAGAGCCCCAGCTGCCTGTGCGCCGTCATGCTGTCCGGCACCGCCAAGATGGCCGGGATCAAGCCCGAGGTGGCCATCACCATCCCCAAGCGCTGCAACATGGCCGACCGCCCCGTCGGCTACAAGTGCGGAG ATTACACGCTGCCTTGA